The sequence ATGCTGTTCCGAATAATTGAAGATAGGAGACTAACAGTACAGCATTTCCAATCGTTATTGGCAACGTTGCCAGGAATGAACCGAATAGCGGGATTAATCCCATTAGAGTTAAAAGTGCGCCCCCCAGATAAAACGGTTTTCGTTCGTAAATTCGCGTGCTTTGTAAAAAGCCAATCGTAGACGTAAATGGCGTATAAGGAACAAGACCAAACCCAGATGCAAAAAACGAATAAATTCCGGTTAAAAGCATTGATTTTCGATACTGAACGGGTTTTGCTTTTTCTTTAAAAATTTTTGCAGCTGAATCAATCGATGCAATTGTATTGCTAATATTCAATAACCCCGTAAAAAAAGTTACAATAATGATTCCTATTTCTAAATTCGGCTTTCCAAGAGGAAACAATTTAAACGATCCACCATTTAGATTGGCAGAGGCTGTGTCTTCAGGAAACAATAATACATATAAAATCCACCCTACAACAATTCCTATTAAAATGGAAAAATTACTAATCAATGTATTGCCTTTTATTTTTAATATAATGACTAATATGACGATGAAGACGGATAATAAGCTTACTGGGATATCGATTGTGCCGTCTGCTTCTTTTCCTAACATTCCTTCAAAAAAAATAAAGATTAATTGAAACGACAGGAGGAATAAGTATACCGAAGCCACCATAGGCGAAAAAATTCGCTGAACCCAAGAAACTAAATTAAAAGTTACGATGAGAAGAGCGGCGACGGCATACAGCAGGATTCCTGTTGCGATCCCTCCGCCAATTTCGGTTAGGCTTAATCCAAGGGCAGAAGCAGAAAGACTTAAGTTAAGCATAACTCCCCAAAAAAGCCCTGAATGACCTTCCATAATTGGATATTGATGACCAAATCTTGCTTGAAGTATACAAGCAATTCCTGTAAAGATAAGAGTGGTTTTAACCATCATTGCAATATCTGCAGCTGGAAGTTCAAAAGCAGTTCCGATGGAGAGAGGAACTACTATAGTATTAGCAAAAATAAAAAATAGCCATTGAATCGAGGAAAAGAGAGTAATAGAGTTCCTCATCATGTCACCACTTTCTACAATTCTAAGAAGATTATTCATGTTTCCCCTACATATTATAGTCCTTTTATTTTATATAGCAATTTCAAACTTCATACCCTACTAAACCTAATTCGTCTTTTCTAAGAAATGGAATTAGTATATAGTAAGGGTTAAGAAATGGGAGACCAAAAAGAATGGGGTTACAATCTTGAATAGACTCGAGTTCATTCGGAATGAAGAAAAGAAATACCATGATTTCTGTTATAACCACTTTTCCTTGTTCGAGGAAGGATCGTGGCTGGCGAAACCAGTCAAAACCGTTATAGATCTCATGTCATTTTTTGAAATCAAAAATAATGTACAAGTGCTTGATTTGGGCTGTGGCGTGGGGAGAAACAGCATTCCCGTTGCTGAAAAGCTTAAAAACAGTTATGGTAAGGTGGTATGCGTCGACTTCCTCGATTCAGCTATTGAAAAGCTGAAGTTCTATAGCCTTCAATATGGAGTCGAACACATCATTCATGCCGAAAAAGCTGATATTGGAACGTATTTTATTGAGCCCCATCAATATGATTTCATTGTAGCTATATCAAGTCTTGAGCATGTGGAATCAGAGAGCGTGTTTGATAAAGTTTTACATAGAATTGCAAGCGGGACTAAACCTGGCGGTATTGCATGCTTTATTATTAATTCAGAGGTTCAAGAGATTGATAGAATCACTAATGAATATCTGGATGCCTTAATGGAAATAAATCTTCTAACTGATTCTGTGCTTGCGA comes from Bacillus oleivorans and encodes:
- a CDS encoding uracil/xanthine transporter — translated: MNNLLRIVESGDMMRNSITLFSSIQWLFFIFANTIVVPLSIGTAFELPAADIAMMVKTTLIFTGIACILQARFGHQYPIMEGHSGLFWGVMLNLSLSASALGLSLTEIGGGIATGILLYAVAALLIVTFNLVSWVQRIFSPMVASVYLFLLSFQLIFIFFEGMLGKEADGTIDIPVSLLSVFIVILVIILKIKGNTLISNFSILIGIVVGWILYVLLFPEDTASANLNGGSFKLFPLGKPNLEIGIIIVTFFTGLLNISNTIASIDSAAKIFKEKAKPVQYRKSMLLTGIYSFFASGFGLVPYTPFTSTIGFLQSTRIYERKPFYLGGALLTLMGLIPLFGSFLATLPITIGNAVLLVSYLQLFGTAYSSLNGATFTSNTIFRLAIPFLFGVSLMNLPVEIYSSLPALIQPFISNGMLMGMLFSIIFELTIKWERLDQVE
- a CDS encoding class I SAM-dependent methyltransferase, translating into MNRLEFIRNEEKKYHDFCYNHFSLFEEGSWLAKPVKTVIDLMSFFEIKNNVQVLDLGCGVGRNSIPVAEKLKNSYGKVVCVDFLDSAIEKLKFYSLQYGVEHIIHAEKADIGTYFIEPHQYDFIVAISSLEHVESESVFDKVLHRIASGTKPGGIACFIINSEVQEIDRITNEYLDALMEINLLTDSVLAKLDHVFQNWKVLMELVKPLEYEITRNHRSILLTTNAITFVARKGNEK